In a genomic window of Rhinopithecus roxellana isolate Shanxi Qingling chromosome 2, ASM756505v1, whole genome shotgun sequence:
- the NPY1R gene encoding neuropeptide Y receptor type 1 isoform X1 has translation MNSTLFSQVENHSVHSNFSEKNAQLLAFENDDCHLPLAMIFTLALAYGAVIILGVSGNLALIIIILKQKEMRNVTNILIVNLSFSDLLVAIMCLPFTFVYTLMDHWVFGEAMCKLNPFVQCVSITVSIFSLVLIAVERHQLIINPRGWRPNNRHAYVGIAVIWVLAVASSLPFLIYQVMTDEPFQNVTLDAYKDKYVCFDQFPSDSHRLSYTTLLLVLQYFGPLCFIFICYFKIYIRLKRRNNMMDKMRDNKYRSSETKRINIMLLSIVVAFAVCWLPLTIFNTVFDWNHQIIATCNHNLLFLLCHLTAMISTCVNPIFYGFLNKNFQRDLQFFFNFCDFRSRDDDYETIAMSTMHTDVSKTSLKQASPVAFKKINNDDNEKI, from the exons ATGAATTCAACATTGTTTTCCCAGGTTGAAAACCATTCAGTCCACTCTAATTTCTCAGAGAAGAATGCCCAGCTTTTGGCTTTTGAAAATGATGATTGTCATCTGCCCTTGGCCATGATATTTACCTTAGCTCTTGCGTATGGAGCTGTGATCATTCTTGGTGTCTCTGGAAACCTGGCCTTGATCATAATCATCCTGAAACAAAAGGAGATGAGAAATGTTACCAACATCCTGATTGTGAACCTTTCCTTCTCAGACTTGCTTGTCGCCATCATGTGTCTCCCCTTTACATTTGTCTACACATTAATGGACCACTGGGTCTTTGGTGAGGCAATGTGTAAGTTGAATCCTTTTGTGCAATGTGTTTCAATCACTGTGTCCATTTTCTCTCTGGTTCTCATTGCTGTGGAACGACATCAGCTGATAATCAACCCTCGAGGGTGGAGACCAAATAATAGACATGCTTATGTAGGTATTGCTGTGATTTGGGTCCTTGCTGTGGCTTCTTCTCTGCCTTTCCTGATCTACCAAGTAATGACTGATGAGCCATTCCAAAATGTAACACTTGATGCGTACAAAGACAAATACGTGTGCTTTGATCAATTTCCATCGGACTCTCATAGGTTGTCTTATACCACTCTCCTCTTGGTGCTGCAGTATTTTGGTccactttgttttatatttatttgctacTTCAAG ATATATATACGCTTAAAAAGGAGAAACAACATGATGGACAAGATGAGAGACAATAAGTACAGGTCCAGTGAAACcaaaagaatcaatatcatgctACTGTCCATTGTGGTAGCATTTGCAGTCTGCTGGCTACCTCTTACCATctttaacactgtgtttgatTGGAATCATCAGATCATTGCTACCTGCAACCACAATCTGTTATTCCTGCTCTGCCACCTCACAGCAATGATATCCACTTGTGTCAACCCCATATTTTATGGATTCCTGAACAAAAACTTCCAGAGAGACCTGCAGTTCTTCTTTAACTTTTGTGATTTCCGGTCTCGGGATGATGATTATGAAACAATAGCCATGTCCACCATGCACACGGATGTTTCCAAGACTTCTTTGAAGCAAGCAAGCCCAGTCgcgtttaaaaaaatcaacaatgacGATAATGAAAAAATCTGA
- the NPY1R gene encoding neuropeptide Y receptor type 1 isoform X2, with translation MIFTLALAYGAVIILGVSGNLALIIIILKQKEMRNVTNILIVNLSFSDLLVAIMCLPFTFVYTLMDHWVFGEAMCKLNPFVQCVSITVSIFSLVLIAVERHQLIINPRGWRPNNRHAYVGIAVIWVLAVASSLPFLIYQVMTDEPFQNVTLDAYKDKYVCFDQFPSDSHRLSYTTLLLVLQYFGPLCFIFICYFKIYIRLKRRNNMMDKMRDNKYRSSETKRINIMLLSIVVAFAVCWLPLTIFNTVFDWNHQIIATCNHNLLFLLCHLTAMISTCVNPIFYGFLNKNFQRDLQFFFNFCDFRSRDDDYETIAMSTMHTDVSKTSLKQASPVAFKKINNDDNEKI, from the exons ATGATATTTACCTTAGCTCTTGCGTATGGAGCTGTGATCATTCTTGGTGTCTCTGGAAACCTGGCCTTGATCATAATCATCCTGAAACAAAAGGAGATGAGAAATGTTACCAACATCCTGATTGTGAACCTTTCCTTCTCAGACTTGCTTGTCGCCATCATGTGTCTCCCCTTTACATTTGTCTACACATTAATGGACCACTGGGTCTTTGGTGAGGCAATGTGTAAGTTGAATCCTTTTGTGCAATGTGTTTCAATCACTGTGTCCATTTTCTCTCTGGTTCTCATTGCTGTGGAACGACATCAGCTGATAATCAACCCTCGAGGGTGGAGACCAAATAATAGACATGCTTATGTAGGTATTGCTGTGATTTGGGTCCTTGCTGTGGCTTCTTCTCTGCCTTTCCTGATCTACCAAGTAATGACTGATGAGCCATTCCAAAATGTAACACTTGATGCGTACAAAGACAAATACGTGTGCTTTGATCAATTTCCATCGGACTCTCATAGGTTGTCTTATACCACTCTCCTCTTGGTGCTGCAGTATTTTGGTccactttgttttatatttatttgctacTTCAAG ATATATATACGCTTAAAAAGGAGAAACAACATGATGGACAAGATGAGAGACAATAAGTACAGGTCCAGTGAAACcaaaagaatcaatatcatgctACTGTCCATTGTGGTAGCATTTGCAGTCTGCTGGCTACCTCTTACCATctttaacactgtgtttgatTGGAATCATCAGATCATTGCTACCTGCAACCACAATCTGTTATTCCTGCTCTGCCACCTCACAGCAATGATATCCACTTGTGTCAACCCCATATTTTATGGATTCCTGAACAAAAACTTCCAGAGAGACCTGCAGTTCTTCTTTAACTTTTGTGATTTCCGGTCTCGGGATGATGATTATGAAACAATAGCCATGTCCACCATGCACACGGATGTTTCCAAGACTTCTTTGAAGCAAGCAAGCCCAGTCgcgtttaaaaaaatcaacaatgacGATAATGAAAAAATCTGA
- the NPY5R gene encoding LOW QUALITY PROTEIN: neuropeptide Y receptor type 5 (The sequence of the model RefSeq protein was modified relative to this genomic sequence to represent the inferred CDS: deleted 1 base in 1 codon): protein MSFYSKQDYNMDLELDEYYNKTLATENNTAATRNSDFPVWDDYKSSVDDLQYFLIGLYTFVSLLGFMGNLLILMALMKKRNQKTTVNFLIGNLAFSDILVVLFCSPFTLTSVLLDQWMFGKVMCHIMPFLQCVSVLVSTLILISIAIVRYHMIKHPISNNLTANHGYFLIATVWTLGFAICSPLPVFHSLVELQETFGSALLSSRYLCVESWPSDSYRIAFTISLLLVQYILPLVCLTVSHTSVCRSISCGLSNKENRLEENEMINLTLHPSKKIGPQVKLSGSHKWSYSFIKKHRRRYSKKTACVLPAPERPSQENHSRILPENFGSVRSQLSSSSKFIPGVPTCFEIKPEENSDVHELRVKRSVTRIKKRSRSVFYRLTILILVFAVSWMPLHLFHVVTDFNDNLISNRHFKLVYCICHLLGMMSCCLNPILYGFLNNGIKADLVSLIHCLHM, encoded by the exons ATGTCTTTTTATTCCAAGCAGGACTATAATATGGATTTAGAGCTCGATGAATATTATAACAAGACACTTGCCACAGAGAATAATACTGCTGCCACTCGGAATTCTGATTTCCCAGTCTGGGATGACTATAAAAGCAGTGTAGATGACTTACAGTATTTTCTGATTGGGCTCTATACGTTTGTAAGTCTTCTTGGCTTTATGGggaatttacttattttaatggcTCTTATGAAAAAGCGTAATCAGAAGACTACGGTAAACTTCCTTATAGGAAATCTGGCCTTTTCTGATATCTTGGTTGTGTTGTTTTGCTCACCTTTCACACTGACGTCTGTCTTGCTGGATCAGTGGATGTTTGGCAAAGTCATGTGCCATATTATGCCTTTTCTTCAATGTGTGTCAGTTTTGgtttcaactttaattttaatatcaATTGCCATTGTCAGGTATCATATGATAAAACATCCCATCTCTAATAATTTAACAGCAAACCATGGCTACTTTCTGATAGCTACTGTCTGGACACTAGGTTTTGCCATCTGTTCTCCCCTTCCAGTGTTTCACAGTCTTGTGGAACTTCAAGAAACATTTGGTTCAGCGTTGCTGAGCAGCAGGTATTTATGTGTTGAGTCATGGCCATCTGATTCATACAGAATTGCCTTTACTATCTCTTTATTGCTAGTTCAGTATATTCTGCCCTTAGTTTGTCTTACTGTAAGTCATACAAGCGTCTGCAGAAGCATAAGCTGTGGATTGTCcaacaaagaaaacagacttgAAGAAAATGAGATGATCAACTTAACTCTTCATCCATCCAAAAAGATTGGGCCACAGGTGAAACTCTCTGGCAGCCACAAGTGGagttattcattcatcaaaaaaCACAGAAGAAGATATAGCAAGAAGACAGCATGTGTGTTACCTGCTCCAGAAAGACCTTCTCAAGAGAACCACTCCAGAATACTTCCAGAAAACTTTGGCTCTGTAAGAAGTCAGCTCTCTTCATCCAGTAAGTTCATACCAGGAGTCCCCACTTGCTTTGAAATCAAACCTGAAGAAAATTCAGATGTTCATGAATTGAGAGTAAAACGTTCTGttacaagaataaaaaagagatcTCGAAGTGTTTTCTACAGGCTGACCATACTGATATTAGTATTTGCTGTTAGTTGGATGCCACTACACCTTTTCCATGTGGTAACTGATTTTAATGACAATCTTATTTCAAATAGGCATTTCAAGTTGGTGTATTGCATTTGTCATTTGTTGGGCATGATGTCCTGTTGTCTTAATCCAATTCTATATGGATTTCTTAATAATGGGATTAAAGCTGATTTA GTGTCCCTTATACACTGTCTTCATATGTAA